From the genome of Nicotiana sylvestris chromosome 2, ASM39365v2, whole genome shotgun sequence, one region includes:
- the LOC138883641 gene encoding uncharacterized protein: protein MTIKLVVGDGTLNVVSTYAPQEGLDEDIKRRFWEGLDEIVCSILPSERLFIGGDFNGHIGLSAGGYMEVHGGFGFGEQNGGGISLLDFAKDFDLVIANSSFAKWDKHLVTYQSSVAKTQIDYLLLRRCDRRLCKDCKVIPVCVCEIQVLKRILDVRNWAPKIWGKIKMVNYAMHGANSTKVRSHVLVPRVVVDTVFIYREQVWQRISGVGIGF from the exons atgactattaagttggtggtgggtgacggtactttaaatgtcgttagcacGTACGCACCGCAAgaaggcttggatgaggatattaagaggcgcttttgggaggggttggatgagattgtttgTAGTATActgccttctgagaggttattcataggaggagatttcaatggtcatattgggttatctgcaggtgggtacatgGAGGTacatggcggctttggtttcggggagcagaacggagggggcatttcgctgttggactttgccaaggatttcgatctagtcattgcgaacTCGAGTTTTGCGAAGTGGGAtaaacatttggttacttaccaaagttcggtggcgaagactcagattgactatctcctccttaggagatgcgacagaaggttgtgcaaGGACTgtaaggttatcccag tgtgtgtaTGTGAGATTCAGGTCTTGAAAAGAATTCTGGATGTTAGAAATTGGGCTCCAAAGATTTGGGGTAAGATtaaa ATGGTGAATTATGCAATGCATGGTGCTAATTCAACAAAGGTAcgcagtcatgttctggtacctcGTGTGGTAGTTGATACAGTGTTTATATACAGGGAACAGGTCTGGCagagaatttcaggtgttggaattgggttctGA
- the LOC138883648 gene encoding uncharacterized protein: MNAHLAFTDGTDGDTDDADQTEPVGAFNAIVGSISKALAGTSAGIRKKKDPYPSTKKGKKKADERTHPKQKRTLMFVEMKVNGKLIRAMIDTCATHNYLASAQVERLGLVVGKGRGSVKAINSPPQSVGEIAKEVPVKLGPYKGKFNLRVVIIDDFELIVRLEFLRQTNTMLVPYASMLLMMGANGTKPFIISCMPMKIAVENISVLQLKKGVKRYEPTFLATLCIEDIERSSGPIYEPVKELLLEFEDVMPQDMPKQLPLRHTLHHEFELVPSAKPPALAPYKMSQPELTELQRQLTKMIDIGTIMPSKSPYGSPVLF; the protein is encoded by the coding sequence ATGAACGCCCATCTAGCTTTTACTGATGGGACGGATGGCGACACAGACGATGCAGACCAGACCGAACCAGTAGGTGCCTttaatgcaattgttggctccatttctAAAGCCTTAGCGGGAACCAGTGctggtatccgtaagaagaaggacccCTACCCAAGcaccaaaaaaggaaaaaagaaggcgGATGAGAGGACTCATCCTAAACAAaagaggaccttaatgttcgtcGAGATGAAGGTAAATGGCAAACTCATTCGGGCGATGATAGACACatgtgctacccacaactacttagcctcggctcaggtggagcgccttggtctagtTGTAGGAAAGGGCAGAGGTAGTGTCAAAGCTATCAACTCACCTCCTCAGTCAGTGGGTGAGATAGCCAAAGAGGTACCAGTGAAGCTTGGACCTTACAAAGGAAAATTCAACCTAcgcgtggtgatcatagatgacttcgagttaATAGTTAgattggaattcctgaggcaaaccaacaccatgctTGTACCGTATGCTAgcatgttactgatgatgggagcCAACGGGACCAAGCCCTTCATTATCTcgtgcatgcccatgaagatAGCCGTTGAGAATATTTCGGTCTTGCAGTTGAAGAAAGGGGTCAAAAGATATGAACCTACGTTCCTGGCAACCCTCTGCATTGAAGATATAGAACGTTCCTCGGGTCCCATTTATGAACCCGTGAAGGAGTtactactagagtttgaagatgtcatgccacaagacatgccaaagcAACTACCGCTTAGGCACACTTTGCACCATGAATTTGAGTTAGTGCCGAGCGCAAAGCCACCCGCCCTGGCACCTTACAaaatgtcacaacccgaactcaccgagCTTCAGAGACAATTGACGAAAATGATAGACATAGGGACCATCAtgccctccaaatccccataTGGGTCCCCTGTGCTATTCTAA